Below is a genomic region from Miscanthus floridulus cultivar M001 chromosome 1, ASM1932011v1, whole genome shotgun sequence.
tccAAAATGGAtcgggatgttacatatgttgcaatggttgtacacgtatgttgcaagcttctgttcccaatgtaatttcatctgttttttcagacctatgttgcaagtgtgtttatctagatgttgtatatgtttcacacatatgtttgccagtgttttatctggatgctgcgtatgtttacaatggtttcaattgtttttcatgtgtgtttttgcaagtgtttcagacgcatacTTCAAGAGTTTCATCTGTCTCcccacatatgttgcaaatgttgcatctagatgtttcaaaagtaaatcgGGTGTTCCATCTTCCTCCTCGCCTTCTGCTGCCTCGTCTCAGTGTGTCCTCCTCCCGGCGCCGGCTGGGCATCCATACAACGTCGCGGCCAGGTCCTTTCGAACTAGAGGCGCCGCCCCTCCCCCTCTTGTCGCTCGAGCGACGTGGGCCCCACGTGAAGCACGCGAAACGAAATGCAGGCGCGGGCGTCCATCCGGACGCCGGGCACTACCACTGTCGTTTTTACATATGTAGCATTTTTTCTCGAACAAGCAGGAGAGCCACATATCTTTGTATTACGCGGGCTCCTTCAGTGACGAAAGctgatcgtcatagaagtggatattcctagtagtgctaGGACCAAGGTAAGAGGGGGTAAAACGAAACAAACCAGAAAAAATCCTTTCTAAGATTACAATTAATCGAACCGACTATGCAATTGCCCTGTACCTATAACCCAAGACGCCCGAGTTCCAGGTTCTGGAGGTTTCTTGCCCCAGCCAGAACCCAGATATGGCCCTCCAGCTGCAAGTTTCTCGCATAGGTTGAGACACTTGGCGAATTTCCATCAAACACACAGGCGTTGCATAGCAATTGGATGAGAGAAATACTATATGCATTGACAAAACATGCAACCAGGGGGCAAGAGACCAGGATCACCTCCACGAGGCTCCGCCAGTGGCAGATGCTCACCCTAGCTATGGCGTTGCTCATAGACTGTCGTCAGATCAACACAGGAGGATTGAGAGGTCAACAAGGTATGTAGCCACGTCATCAGAAGGGTGTGGGCTGAGGTGACGTGGCTCAATCTCAGCCCTCCAGTGTCGATCTTATGGCTGGCGGTGAGGTCGAGCATCAACAGAATATAAATGTTCTGTTGAGGGGAGCCAACACATTGAAATGCATCTTCTGATTTACATATTGATGGATATGGATGGTTTAGATCCACAGGAACATCATCAGTTTTTGTGCTATGACATCAGCATTCATAAATGGAAACATTTTGTGCCAACTGCTGAAAGCATTATGAAGCAACAATATATTGTTGGTAGTTCAAAGGAGAGACTCATATACATTATGCATTGAGCTTATTAATCTGTCTCTACCTAGTCAGACACACAAACCCAAACACACAAGTTGTGTGACACAACCATTACACTAGCTAGTAGATATATAGTAcagatttttgtagttgctctcgATCCATGCATCCTGGGATCCATGAACTAACCTTAACAGTTGATTCCAGGATACAATTATTACATGCATATTGGTACCTGTAGGTACCTTGCTTCACTTTCATTATATATAGCACTCTTGGTTTAGTATTGTACGTACTACGTACTATATATTTCActactcttgcttcttcttaCGTGCGAGCTTCTTCTTACGTGGTTTAGCACTCTATGAGCTTCTTTGCCATACGTGTAGAGCTTCCTCCTCCTCTCATCgatgatcgatcgatcgatcaatGGAAACGGTGGCCGACCACTCTACTTACCTTGCTCCGAGGATCGATCCTCAGTACAAAATCAGTAGAAACGGTGGCCGCAGGAAGGCAGCGGCGTGCCGCAGAGGCACTTGTTGTGCTGGTAGCTGTAGGCGTCGAACTTGGCCATGTTCCCTCCCGTCGGCACCACGCCGCACATCTTGTTGTAGCTGACGTTGAAGAGCTGCAGCCCGGCGAGGTCCGCCACCTTCGCCGGGATGCGGCCGCGGATGGCGTTGTGGCTCAGGTCGATGTAGCTCAGCTGCTCCGGCAGCTCCACGGCCGTGAGGCTGAAGGCGAAGCCGTTGCGGGACAGGTCCAGGTGCTGCAGCGGCTTCCCCTTGCCGAAGACGCCCGACGCGTCGCCGGTGAAGGCGTTGCGCGACAGGTCCAGGTGCGCGAAGCTGACGGCGGCGAACCCGGCGGGGATGGCGCCGGAGAAGTTGTTGTGCGACAGCCGGAGGTACGCCTGGTCGGTGCACTTGCTGAGGAGCAGCGACGGGACGGGGCCCGAGAGGCGGTTGCGGCTGAGGTCGATGCTGGAGAGGCTGGGCAGGTCGGCGAGCGACGCCGGGATGCTGCCCTCGAAAAAGTTGAAGGAGAGGTCGATCAGGGTGAGCTCCGTGAGCTGGGACAGGAACGACGGCACCGGGCCGGAGACGCCCGTGGAGGAGATGGTGAGCTGGGAGAGGTTGGACAGTAGCGCGAGCAAGTCCGGGATGATCCCGGAGAGGCCCGGGAGGTGGCGCAGGACCAGAGTGCGGAGGTTGGTGAGGTTGGCGATGGCGTCCGGGATGGCGCCCGTCAGGTTGCCGTCGCCGAAGACGGTGAGGCCGACGACGCGGCCCGTGGTGTTGTCGCAGTCCACGTTGTACCAGTCGCAGCAGAAGGTGTCGGGCGTCCACGACGCGAAGTGGTACGGGCTGCCCAGCGCCGAGTTCACCGCCAGCAGCGCCTCCTGGTCCTCCTCGTGGCACTGCATCTgcatcgacgacgacgacaagcTGGCGGCGCCGACGAGGC
It encodes:
- the LOC136481977 gene encoding polygalacturonase inhibitor-like, with product MAAASSQQFPHLLLVAALLASCLVGAASLSSSSMQMQCHEEDQEALLAVNSALGSPYHFASWTPDTFCCDWYNVDCDNTTGRVVGLTVFGDGNLTGAIPDAIANLTNLRTLVLRHLPGLSGIIPDLLALLSNLSQLTISSTGVSGPVPSFLSQLTELTLIDLSFNFFEGSIPASLADLPSLSSIDLSRNRLSGPVPSLLLSKCTDQAYLRLSHNNFSGAIPAGFAAVSFAHLDLSRNAFTGDASGVFGKGKPLQHLDLSRNGFAFSLTAVELPEQLSYIDLSHNAIRGRIPAKVADLAGLQLFNVSYNKMCGVVPTGGNMAKFDAYSYQHNKCLCGTPLPSCGHRFY